From Butyricimonas paravirosa, one genomic window encodes:
- the ppk1 gene encoding polyphosphate kinase 1 — translation MLYNRELSWLSFNERVMQEAQDKSVPLIQRLRFLGIYSNNQDEFFKVRVANLERLDKKKKEKDKKLSGNLTSLELQRKVSEKVCESQKEFENTYTQILDEMVSHHIYVVHENALDENEKQFCRQYFSEKISPLLVPLMLRKSVRLPYLQDERIYHAVKMVNKNSTKNNRYAIIEIPHNSLSPRFIVLPSPNDNTRIIFIDDIIRLCLDDIFFMFSYDEISAYTFKFMRDAELTLDDDVSKSLVEKMEQGLNKRLYGRPVRLVYDEAMPGDLLNILTDKLGLSKSGNLTPGGRYHLMRDLMKFPKINPELEYEEVSPLRHPAFKPFSSVIDVIRKQDILLNYPYHTFNHFIDFMREAAMDPHTDSIYITLYRTAERSKIINTLINAAKNGKKVVVLLELLARFDEARNIDNAEALRQAGVKVIYGIPGLKVHCKLALVKRREGSQLKGYVHVGTGNFNEDTAKIYSDFSLFTANRTVAEDAERVFEFLQNNYKQLDTDLLLVSPYNMRERFESLIDNEIKNAKDGKKAYIYVKCNSLTDERMIGLLYKASKAGVRVRLIVRGACCLMPEVKGLSDNIRAISIVDKYLEHARLTLFYNGGKEKAFILSADWMTRNLSRRVEVGIPIQDKTILNTLKNTFSIQWKDKVKARNLNLEVINQRVSPSSPDETDLQTRSQVALYNFYASQNETQK, via the coding sequence ATGTTATACAATAGAGAATTAAGTTGGCTTTCGTTTAACGAACGTGTGATGCAGGAAGCCCAGGATAAGAGCGTCCCGCTTATACAACGCCTCCGTTTCCTCGGAATCTATTCCAACAATCAAGATGAATTTTTCAAGGTGAGAGTTGCCAACCTGGAACGGCTGGACAAGAAAAAGAAAGAAAAGGATAAAAAACTCTCCGGAAACCTAACCTCGCTGGAACTACAACGCAAGGTGTCGGAAAAAGTCTGTGAATCCCAAAAAGAATTCGAGAACACCTACACGCAAATCCTGGACGAAATGGTCAGCCACCACATCTACGTGGTTCATGAAAATGCTCTGGATGAAAACGAAAAACAATTCTGCAGACAATATTTCTCGGAGAAAATCAGTCCGTTACTCGTTCCGCTGATGTTGAGAAAAAGCGTCCGTCTCCCTTACCTGCAAGACGAGCGCATCTATCATGCCGTTAAAATGGTCAACAAGAATTCTACGAAGAACAACCGATACGCCATCATCGAAATACCACACAACAGCCTCTCACCCCGGTTCATCGTACTGCCTTCCCCCAACGACAATACCCGGATCATCTTCATTGATGACATCATCCGTCTTTGTCTGGATGATATATTTTTCATGTTCTCGTACGACGAGATCTCGGCCTACACCTTCAAGTTCATGCGGGATGCAGAGCTGACACTAGATGACGACGTATCGAAAAGCCTTGTTGAAAAAATGGAACAAGGATTGAATAAAAGACTTTATGGCCGTCCCGTTCGTCTCGTCTACGACGAGGCGATGCCCGGAGATCTGCTTAACATCCTCACTGACAAGTTAGGACTAAGTAAAAGTGGTAATCTTACCCCCGGCGGACGCTATCATCTGATGCGAGATCTGATGAAATTTCCTAAAATTAATCCGGAATTAGAATACGAAGAGGTTTCCCCGTTACGCCATCCAGCCTTTAAACCTTTTTCCAGCGTGATCGACGTGATCCGGAAACAGGACATTTTGTTAAATTATCCCTATCACACGTTCAACCATTTCATCGACTTTATGCGGGAAGCCGCCATGGACCCGCACACGGATTCAATTTACATCACGCTATACCGCACGGCCGAAAGGTCAAAAATCATCAACACGCTAATCAATGCCGCCAAGAACGGGAAAAAGGTCGTCGTGTTACTGGAATTACTGGCCCGATTCGACGAGGCCAGAAATATCGACAATGCAGAGGCATTAAGACAAGCCGGAGTAAAAGTAATTTACGGGATACCGGGATTGAAGGTCCATTGCAAACTCGCCTTGGTCAAACGGCGGGAAGGCTCTCAATTAAAGGGATATGTACACGTGGGAACCGGAAATTTCAACGAGGACACCGCCAAAATATACAGTGATTTCAGCCTGTTCACTGCCAACCGGACCGTGGCGGAAGATGCGGAACGTGTCTTCGAGTTCCTACAAAATAATTACAAACAACTCGATACGGACCTGCTACTGGTCTCCCCATACAATATGCGGGAACGTTTCGAATCCTTGATCGACAACGAAATCAAAAATGCTAAAGACGGGAAAAAGGCTTACATTTACGTAAAATGTAACAGCCTCACGGACGAACGGATGATCGGACTACTCTACAAGGCCAGTAAAGCCGGGGTACGTGTACGCCTAATCGTGCGGGGAGCCTGTTGCTTGATGCCCGAAGTAAAAGGCCTAAGCGACAACATCAGAGCCATCAGTATCGTGGATAAATACCTTGAACACGCCCGCCTGACCTTGTTTTACAATGGGGGAAAAGAAAAGGCGTTTATTCTCAGCGCAGACTGGATGACCCGCAATCTGAGCCGCAGAGTGGAAGTCGGTATCCCGATTCAAGATAAAACCATACTGAACACGCTAAAGAATACTTTTTCCATCCAGTGGAAAGACAAGGTAAAAGCCCGGAACCTGAATTTAGAGGTTATAAATCAGCGGGTGTCACCTTCCTCACCGGATGAAACAGACCTGCAAACTCGCTCACAAGTGGCACTATACAATTTTTACGCATCACAAAACGAAACACAAAAATGA
- a CDS encoding bacterioferritin, with the protein MSRKEKSIELLNKAVADELLAVHQYMYFHFRCDDMGYDLLSGLFKRTAIQEMMHVEQLSERILFLKGEVEMKTSGDVQKIHEPKEMLELATAMEEGSVNDYNAWAQECAANADAVSKKLFETLVAEEEIHQDQYETELDNLEKFGANYLALQSVERSKSVAVGTAPAGE; encoded by the coding sequence ATGAGTAGAAAGGAAAAAAGCATTGAATTATTAAACAAAGCAGTTGCCGACGAATTGCTTGCCGTACACCAGTACATGTATTTTCACTTCCGTTGTGACGATATGGGCTACGACCTGTTGTCCGGGTTATTCAAACGTACCGCCATCCAAGAGATGATGCACGTGGAACAGCTTTCAGAACGTATCTTGTTCTTGAAAGGAGAAGTGGAAATGAAAACATCCGGGGATGTTCAGAAAATCCACGAACCGAAAGAAATGCTGGAATTGGCCACGGCCATGGAAGAAGGTAGTGTAAACGACTATAACGCTTGGGCTCAAGAATGTGCTGCCAATGCGGATGCCGTATCCAAGAAACTATTCGAAACGCTTGTTGCCGAAGAAGAAATTCACCAAGATCAGTATGAAACAGAACTGGACAACTTGGAGAAATTCGGAGCCAATTATTTGGCCCTGCAATCTGTTGAACGCAGTAAAAGCGTGGCCGTGGGAACCGCTCCCGCAGGAGAATAA
- a CDS encoding NAD(P)/FAD-dependent oxidoreductase: MEAMSNIPSKGTKKRVVIVGGGFGGLKLARRLNDRDFQVILLDRNNYHLFQPLLYQVATSGIEPSAISFPFRKIFKRRHDFHVRICTAERVIPQENRLETSIGDVSYDYLVIATGAGTNYFGDQTLAQRTMQLKTTSDALFNRNRMIESFERALNTSDAEERRHWLTFVIVGGGATGIELAGALAEMRKFVLPKDYPELDWNEMRILLVDGGERLLNAFSGKSSEDVIRNLKNMKVEVLLKKLVKEYDGKKLTFVDGEQVVTNNVFWVAGVKANSLEGLPQDVYGRGNRLLVDEFNRVQGMADIFALGDTALMVAENYPNGHPQVVQPSIQQASLLAKNLRHMIKGKPLRPFKYMNKGSMATIGRNDAVAEISGIRFSGFFAWLLWLLVHLMSIVGVKNRLFIFINWMWSYVTYDQSLRLLIKPEVKKSDPF, encoded by the coding sequence ATGGAAGCAATGAGCAATATTCCTAGTAAAGGAACTAAAAAACGAGTTGTTATTGTGGGGGGTGGTTTTGGAGGGTTGAAATTGGCTCGTCGGTTGAATGACCGGGATTTTCAAGTTATATTATTAGATCGAAATAATTATCACCTTTTCCAGCCTTTGCTGTATCAGGTGGCAACATCGGGAATTGAGCCGAGTGCGATCTCTTTCCCTTTCCGAAAGATTTTCAAGAGACGACATGATTTTCACGTGCGGATATGCACGGCAGAAAGGGTGATCCCGCAGGAAAATCGTTTGGAGACTTCCATCGGGGATGTTTCTTATGATTATTTGGTAATTGCCACAGGGGCAGGAACGAACTATTTCGGGGATCAGACGTTGGCACAACGGACGATGCAGTTGAAAACGACGTCGGATGCCTTGTTTAACCGGAACCGGATGATCGAGAGCTTCGAGCGGGCGTTGAACACGTCGGATGCGGAAGAACGGAGGCATTGGCTGACGTTCGTGATTGTGGGAGGTGGGGCCACGGGAATCGAGTTGGCAGGTGCTTTAGCGGAGATGAGGAAGTTCGTGTTGCCGAAGGATTACCCGGAATTGGATTGGAACGAGATGCGGATTCTCCTGGTAGACGGGGGAGAACGGTTGCTGAACGCTTTTTCGGGGAAATCCTCGGAGGACGTTATTCGGAATTTGAAGAATATGAAGGTAGAGGTACTGTTGAAAAAGCTCGTGAAAGAGTATGACGGAAAGAAATTGACGTTCGTGGATGGTGAACAGGTTGTTACGAACAACGTGTTCTGGGTGGCTGGGGTGAAGGCGAACAGTTTGGAAGGGTTACCTCAAGATGTCTACGGTCGGGGAAATCGTCTTCTCGTGGACGAGTTCAACCGGGTACAGGGGATGGCGGATATATTCGCATTGGGGGATACCGCCTTGATGGTGGCGGAGAACTACCCGAACGGTCACCCGCAAGTCGTGCAGCCTTCCATACAGCAGGCTAGTTTGTTGGCGAAGAATTTACGACACATGATCAAGGGGAAACCCTTGCGTCCTTTTAAATACATGAACAAGGGATCCATGGCCACGATCGGGAGGAATGACGCCGTGGCAGAGATTTCCGGTATTCGTTTCAGTGGATTTTTTGCCTGGTTATTGTGGCTGTTGGTTCACTTGATGAGTATCGTGGGGGTGAAAAACCGATTGTTTATATTTATCAACTGGATGTGGAGTTACGTGACGTACGACCAGTCATTGCGGTTGTTGATAAAGCCCGAGGTGAAAAAAAGCGACCCGTTCTGA
- a CDS encoding AAA domain-containing protein, whose translation MASEQIPSPLVDLLRQYKLLQEEFEFEKETFYQQTQRAGIPKRIQQGVCWYPVSANKSYYNSLNQLIIEIKRDENDDTDHNFEYGRPVCFFRFNQTGDLRYSSFAATISYVHENTMLVVLPNSNSLLDIQGCPDLGVQLYFDGTSYKTMFSALTEVMEAKNNRLARLREVILGNEMMEQRKLQPIHLMWLNHSQEQAVNRVLAAKEVAVVHGPPGTGKTTTLVEAVYETLRRENQVMVCAQSNTAVDWIAEKLLDRGVNVLRIGNPTRVNDKMLSFTYERKFESHPAYPTLRAARASIRELSGRLKRLKGAKRESARRMLHDLRDQAIKLEIKIDAQLFGEARVIACTLVGSANKQLNGKMFSTLFIDEAAQALEAACWIAISKAYRVILAGDHCQLPPTIKCYEAAKGGLDRTLLQKIIQRKPETVSMLETQYRMHEDIMYFPSKWFYKGRLQASPEVRHRNILEYDTPIEWFDTALCEFSEDCVNETYGRINKPEAELLVKQLQEYIEKIGIERVLDERIDFGLISPYRVQVQYIRQIIKRNRFFIPLRKLITIHTVDGFQGQERDVILISLVRANSEGNIGFLNDLRRMNVAITRARMKLIILGDATTLTSHPFYKALYEYIREKGKIIEIQPETPDTAPSKQK comes from the coding sequence ATGGCTAGCGAACAAATACCTTCCCCCCTGGTTGATCTCCTGCGGCAATACAAACTGTTGCAAGAGGAATTCGAGTTTGAAAAAGAGACATTCTACCAACAAACACAACGTGCAGGAATCCCTAAACGGATTCAGCAAGGCGTTTGCTGGTATCCCGTGTCAGCGAATAAAAGTTACTACAACTCGTTAAACCAACTCATCATCGAGATCAAACGGGATGAGAATGACGACACGGATCATAATTTCGAATACGGTCGTCCGGTTTGCTTTTTCCGTTTTAACCAAACGGGGGATTTGCGTTATTCCAGTTTCGCGGCAACCATCAGTTACGTTCATGAAAACACGATGCTCGTCGTGTTGCCCAACTCCAACAGCCTTTTGGATATTCAAGGATGCCCGGATCTGGGCGTACAACTCTACTTTGACGGGACCTCCTATAAAACCATGTTTTCTGCCCTAACGGAAGTCATGGAGGCCAAGAATAACCGCCTTGCCCGCTTACGAGAAGTCATACTGGGAAACGAGATGATGGAACAACGAAAACTTCAACCGATTCACTTGATGTGGCTGAACCATTCACAGGAACAAGCGGTAAACCGGGTACTGGCAGCCAAAGAGGTTGCAGTTGTTCACGGCCCTCCCGGAACCGGAAAAACAACCACACTCGTCGAGGCCGTCTACGAAACTCTGCGACGGGAGAATCAAGTAATGGTCTGCGCCCAAAGCAATACAGCCGTGGACTGGATCGCCGAAAAGTTACTGGACCGGGGAGTCAATGTACTACGAATCGGGAACCCCACACGGGTAAACGACAAGATGCTGTCATTCACGTACGAACGCAAATTCGAATCCCACCCTGCCTACCCCACGTTACGAGCCGCGAGAGCATCCATCCGGGAACTCTCCGGACGGCTGAAACGCTTGAAAGGAGCCAAACGGGAATCTGCCCGCCGGATGCTGCATGATTTACGGGACCAAGCCATCAAATTGGAAATCAAGATTGATGCCCAACTCTTCGGGGAGGCCCGCGTGATTGCTTGTACGCTGGTCGGTTCCGCCAATAAACAATTAAACGGGAAAATGTTCTCCACCTTGTTTATCGACGAGGCCGCACAAGCTTTAGAGGCTGCTTGCTGGATTGCCATATCCAAGGCCTACCGGGTAATACTTGCCGGGGACCACTGCCAGTTACCTCCCACCATCAAATGTTACGAAGCTGCGAAAGGTGGGTTGGATCGTACGCTACTCCAAAAGATTATCCAGCGTAAACCCGAAACTGTTTCCATGCTCGAAACACAGTACCGGATGCACGAAGACATCATGTACTTTCCCTCGAAATGGTTCTACAAAGGCCGTTTGCAGGCATCTCCGGAAGTACGACACCGTAATATTCTCGAATACGACACTCCCATCGAATGGTTCGACACGGCCCTCTGCGAGTTCTCGGAAGATTGTGTTAACGAAACGTATGGACGAATCAACAAGCCGGAAGCCGAATTGTTGGTAAAACAATTACAAGAATATATCGAGAAAATCGGTATCGAACGAGTGCTGGATGAAAGAATCGATTTCGGGTTGATATCCCCTTACCGGGTGCAAGTACAATATATCCGGCAAATCATCAAACGGAACCGCTTCTTTATCCCCTTGCGGAAACTCATCACGATTCACACCGTGGACGGATTCCAAGGCCAAGAACGGGATGTTATCCTAATCAGTCTCGTACGGGCCAACAGCGAGGGAAACATCGGATTCCTGAATGACCTGCGCCGAATGAACGTGGCCATCACCCGAGCCCGCATGAAACTCATTATTCTGGGAGACGCCACCACGCTCACCTCCCATCCGTTTTACAAGGCCTTGTACGAATATATCCGGGAGAAAGGAAAGATCATCGAAATTCAACCGGAAACACCCGACACGGCCCCATCCAAACAAAAGTAA
- a CDS encoding B12-binding domain-containing radical SAM protein, whose amino-acid sequence MNVSPKVLLVTPPFTQLNTPYPAMMYLKGFLNTKGVDSVQVDLSLEVILEIFSSRGLHELFQQVAAREIRLSDNARRIFALQEEYKRTIDAVMAFLQGRNRTLAYSICESYFLPRASRFEQEEDTEWAFGVMGLEDKARYLSTLYLEDLSDFLQETVDEHFGFSRYAEHLGRSASSFDELNAELAKPLTFTDHYLIRLLAARMKEYRPEVVAITVPFPGNLYSALRCGEWIKVNYPEVTVVMGGGFANTELRSLADVRFFHFTDYLLLDDGELPLWRLLEHVTGQIGDSDLVRTFCLRDGRVEFLNDESAVMIPQKEVGVPDYSGLLLDRYVSVIEIVNPMHKLWSDGRWNKLTLAHGCYWGRCSFCDGSLDYIRRYEPNEVKTIVDRMEQVMAQTGEGGFHFVDEAAPPALLKEMALEILRRRLTVVWWGNIRFERAYTRDLCRLLKASGCIAVSGGVEVASDRVLGLINKGVTLEQLTRSANHFTGTGIMVHAYLMYGFPTETTQETVDSLEVVRQLFELGYIHSGFWHRFAMTAHSPVGLCPERFGTRVTEPPFGGFARNDVAFEDLQGGDHDELGGGLSRSLYNYMRGVGFDLPLQKWFDCKIPATTIPPRFVAHMAEEQEPVEKLHSRRLYWLGGRVELGPESVKKGKYSIVLLLHTNNREMAIKMRGDWAHFIHESLMQVGVDAVNPYLLEDFSRNYEILFNDDFLPFWYSKEMQAIRDHGLLLL is encoded by the coding sequence ATGAATGTTTCCCCTAAGGTGTTGCTGGTGACACCACCGTTTACGCAGTTGAATACACCTTACCCGGCGATGATGTATTTGAAAGGTTTTTTGAACACGAAAGGAGTTGATTCCGTGCAGGTTGATTTGAGCTTGGAAGTGATTCTGGAAATATTTTCATCTCGGGGGCTACATGAGCTTTTTCAACAGGTGGCAGCCCGGGAAATTCGTTTGTCGGATAACGCCCGGCGTATTTTTGCCTTGCAGGAGGAGTACAAGCGCACAATTGATGCGGTCATGGCTTTTCTGCAAGGAAGGAACCGGACGCTGGCTTACTCGATTTGCGAATCTTATTTTCTACCCCGGGCAAGTCGTTTCGAGCAGGAGGAAGATACGGAATGGGCCTTCGGGGTGATGGGGTTGGAGGATAAAGCTCGTTACCTTTCCACCTTGTACTTGGAAGATTTGTCCGATTTCTTGCAAGAGACCGTGGATGAGCATTTCGGGTTTAGTCGTTACGCGGAGCATCTGGGGCGTTCGGCCTCTTCTTTTGATGAGTTGAATGCGGAGCTGGCAAAGCCCTTGACTTTCACGGATCATTACCTGATAAGGCTGCTTGCGGCCCGGATGAAAGAGTATCGTCCGGAGGTGGTGGCTATCACAGTCCCGTTCCCCGGGAATCTTTATAGTGCTTTGCGTTGCGGGGAGTGGATCAAGGTTAATTACCCGGAAGTCACGGTGGTGATGGGTGGGGGATTTGCCAACACGGAATTGCGGTCGTTGGCAGATGTGCGTTTCTTCCACTTTACCGATTACTTGTTGTTGGATGACGGTGAGTTGCCGTTATGGCGTTTGCTTGAACACGTGACGGGACAGATCGGGGATTCCGATTTGGTACGCACATTTTGCTTACGAGACGGGAGGGTCGAGTTTTTGAATGATGAGTCGGCCGTGATGATCCCGCAGAAGGAAGTCGGCGTACCCGATTATTCCGGATTGTTGTTAGACAGGTATGTTTCGGTGATCGAGATCGTAAACCCGATGCATAAGTTATGGAGTGACGGACGATGGAATAAACTGACTCTGGCTCACGGGTGTTATTGGGGAAGATGTAGTTTTTGTGACGGGAGTCTGGACTATATCCGGCGCTATGAACCGAACGAGGTGAAAACGATTGTTGACCGAATGGAACAAGTGATGGCACAGACGGGGGAAGGTGGTTTCCATTTTGTTGACGAGGCTGCACCTCCCGCTTTATTGAAAGAGATGGCACTGGAAATATTGCGCCGAAGACTGACGGTCGTCTGGTGGGGGAATATCCGTTTTGAACGGGCTTATACACGGGATTTGTGCCGTTTACTGAAGGCATCCGGCTGTATTGCCGTGTCGGGCGGGGTAGAGGTTGCGTCTGACCGGGTGTTGGGCCTGATCAATAAAGGGGTTACTCTGGAGCAACTGACCCGTTCGGCCAATCATTTCACGGGGACGGGAATCATGGTTCACGCTTACTTGATGTATGGTTTCCCGACGGAGACAACACAGGAAACTGTCGATTCGCTTGAAGTGGTGCGCCAGTTATTCGAGCTGGGATATATCCATTCCGGTTTTTGGCATCGTTTTGCCATGACTGCGCATAGTCCGGTAGGTTTGTGTCCCGAACGATTTGGAACCCGGGTTACGGAACCGCCTTTCGGGGGCTTTGCCCGGAATGACGTGGCGTTCGAGGATTTACAAGGAGGTGATCATGACGAACTGGGGGGTGGATTAAGTCGTTCACTATATAATTATATGCGGGGAGTGGGGTTTGACTTGCCTTTACAAAAATGGTTTGACTGCAAGATTCCGGCAACCACGATTCCGCCTCGCTTTGTCGCACACATGGCGGAAGAACAGGAACCCGTGGAAAAATTACATTCCCGGCGCCTATACTGGTTAGGAGGTCGGGTGGAGTTGGGGCCGGAGAGCGTGAAAAAAGGAAAATATTCGATCGTGTTATTGCTACATACGAATAACCGGGAGATGGCGATCAAAATGAGGGGTGACTGGGCTCATTTTATCCACGAGTCGCTGATGCAGGTGGGAGTGGATGCAGTGAATCCTTATCTGCTGGAAGACTTTAGTCGGAATTACGAGATCCTGTTTAACGATGACTTCCTGCCTTTCTGGTATAGTAAAGAGATGCAGGCGATCCGGGATCATGGTTTGTTACTGCTTTAA
- the fldA gene encoding flavodoxin FldA, with translation MKKVGIFYGSTTGATEGVAETIAARLGVASEDIHNVGTTKVDEVDKYDVLLLGSSTWGIGELQDDWNDFLDKLKAKNLSGKTVAIFGCGDSASFGGSFCDAIGIIYNELQGSGCQFAGSVDTDGYSYDSSEACVDGQFVGLPLDESNESDQTDKRIDAWISGLKQVIC, from the coding sequence ATGAAGAAAGTTGGAATATTTTATGGCTCCACAACGGGAGCAACCGAAGGAGTAGCTGAAACGATTGCGGCTCGATTGGGTGTTGCAAGTGAAGATATACATAACGTGGGAACTACAAAAGTGGACGAGGTCGACAAGTACGATGTTTTGTTACTGGGTAGTTCTACATGGGGAATCGGAGAGTTGCAGGATGATTGGAACGATTTCTTGGATAAGCTGAAAGCGAAGAATTTGTCGGGTAAGACCGTGGCAATCTTCGGATGCGGGGATTCTGCCTCTTTTGGCGGGTCATTCTGCGATGCTATCGGAATAATTTATAACGAGCTACAAGGAAGTGGGTGTCAATTTGCCGGTTCGGTGGATACCGACGGGTATAGTTACGACTCTTCCGAGGCTTGTGTGGATGGTCAGTTCGTGGGGCTTCCCTTGGATGAATCCAATGAATCTGACCAGACTGATAAGAGAATAGATGCTTGGATTAGTGGTTTAAAGCAAGTGATCTGTTGA